A window of the Bacteroides thetaiotaomicron VPI-5482 genome harbors these coding sequences:
- a CDS encoding nitroreductase family protein — MENFSELIKNRRSMRKFTDEELTQDEVVALMKAALMSPSSKRSNSWQFVVVDDKEKLKELSHCKEQASSFIADAALAIVVMADPLASDVWIEDASIASIMIQLQAEDLGLGSCWVQVRERFTATGMPSDEFVHGILDIPLQLQILSVIAIGHKGMERKPFNEEHLQWEKIHINKFGGK; from the coding sequence ATGGAAAATTTCAGTGAACTGATAAAGAATCGCCGCAGTATGCGCAAATTTACGGATGAGGAGTTAACACAGGATGAGGTTGTGGCACTGATGAAAGCTGCCTTGATGTCTCCCAGTTCCAAACGTAGTAATAGCTGGCAGTTTGTGGTAGTCGATGATAAAGAAAAGTTGAAAGAACTGTCTCACTGCAAAGAGCAGGCTTCCTCGTTCATTGCGGATGCTGCTTTGGCGATTGTTGTGATGGCTGATCCGTTGGCAAGCGATGTGTGGATTGAAGATGCTTCTATTGCTTCCATCATGATACAGTTGCAGGCGGAAGATTTGGGGCTGGGAAGCTGTTGGGTACAGGTTCGCGAACGTTTCACTGCAACCGGAATGCCGTCTGACGAGTTTGTTCATGGAATTTTGGATATTCCTTTGCAACTGCAGATTCTTTCCGTGATTGCCATCGGACATAAGGGAATGGAACGTAAGCCTTTCAACGAAGAACACCTCCAGTGGGAGAAAATTCATATTAATAAGTTCGGAGGAAAATAA